ttctgtgtatgttgtttgatgaataaagataccattttttgtatgcttgatctgcaggccgagacaaaatttagtctttccaagatctttcatctcaaactctttttttagagtttttataattattagaatctcttcaggagttccaatgatttttaaatcatcaacgtacacagcaattataatgaatccagatgcagttttctttatgaaaacacacgggcatatatcatcattcttgaaaccatttttggccagatatgcagtaagacgattataccacattcgtccagattgctttagaccatataaagatctttgcaatttgactgagtataacccttgcgaatattcattggatggtttagatatctttagtccttcagggactttcatatagatatcccgatctaatgagccgtataagtaggctgttaccacatccatcaAATGCATATACAGTTTATAATATGCatataaactgaccaaataacgtaatgttatcgcatccactataggggaatacgtttcttcataatctatatcgggcctttgtgaaaaaccttgtgccacaagtcgggctttatagcgcacaacttcatttttctcatttcgttttctcacaaatacccatcggtatccaacaggttttacatcttctggtgtacggactataggtccaaagacttcacgttttgcaagtgagtctaactcagccttcatgacttctttccattttggccaatcatccctttgtcgacattcttcgactgatcttggctcaagatccttactttcatgcatgatatttaatgccacattatatgcaaatatttcattgacaactggcttatttcggtcccatttctctcctgtaaagacatgatttatcgagatctcgtcattttcacaattttcaggtacctgaacgtcttctggcgttaaaactatatcagaattttggacaacttcaggtgtctctactatgtctttttcaacaggaattgtatttacctcttttctctttcgaggatttttgtctttggaaccgacaggcatgccacgcttctggcgtgtatttgcttcgGTGGCAATTTGTCCAACtcggacatcaattcgaattggggcatttttcactggtatataagatttggttatcctctttgtatcggaaaatgcatcaggcaattcatttgctattctttgcaaatgtataatcttttgaacttctagttcacattgccctgatcgaggatctaaatgcatcaatgatgatgcattccaattaagttccttttcaggaagcttattctctcctcctaatgttgaaaattttgattcatcaaaatgacaatccgcaaaccggactttaaatacatctccagtttgtatctcaagatgtctcactatagagggagaatcatatccaacatatattcctaattttctttggggtcccattttggtgcgattaggtggtgcaatgggaacatatatcgcacacccaaatattcttgaatgggaaacatttgactgctggccaaaagctaattgcataggagagaactgatggtaactcgttggcctcaaacgaataagtgctgcggcatgtaaaatagcatgctcCCAAACCGaagttgggagatttgttctcataagtaagggtctagcaatcaattggaggcgtttaataagtgattctgctaacccattttgtgtgtgaacataaacTACTGGATGTttaacacttattccattagccatacaatatgCGTCAAatgcttgggaagtaaattcaccagcattatcaagacgaattgctttgattggattttctggaaattgtgcttttaatcgaataatttgagccattaatctcgcaaacgccaggttgcgagaagataataagcacacatgtgaccatctcgaagatgcgtctattaggaccataaaatatctaaaagatccacatggtggatgaatgagtccacatatatcaccttgaatcctttctaggaattcaggggactcaaatccaacctttactggtgatggccttaaaattaactttccctgagaacatgcagcacaacaaaattcactagttttaagaatcttctggtcctttagtgaatgtccatgagagttttcaataattctcctcatcatggttgttttcGGATGATCcaatcggtcgtgccaagttatgaattcatttgggctagtaaatttttggtttacagtggcatgtgattcaattgcactaatcttggtataatacaatccagatgaaagtgaggtaattttttaaatataactttcttatttgaatcatgagttgtgatacataagtactcatgacttctctcattcatagtctcaatatgatatccatttcggcgaatatctttaaagctcaacaagtttcttcgagacttggtagacaatagtacattatttattatgaattttgttcctccaggaaacaaaattatagctcttccggagccttcaatcacattgcctgagccaattatagtattaacacattcttcttttgacacaagatgggtaaaatatatatcacttttgagaatagtgtgcgaacttgcactatccgcaaggcatacatcttcattacatatccttgccattctcttcaaagacaaataataataaaatgagtagtatgcacagttaaattgaatacttgatcggaattatttttctaaaaaatactgtacataaaaataatgtcatatactaaaattttattttaaaacttgacatatttaatgatttcaaaattcataaacattaatatttcattatttatatacatcatatttgaaacttaaatacatagaaaataaaacttaacaataagttctttacattatttatttacatgaatgCTTAACAATCTCACacattaaactattccatcattgatcaaatgaccaatatttccttcaggatcctcaaagaaatcagatacatcataatgagtggtgaaattttcagcatcatttgaaacgaAATTCGACTCTTTTCCCTTGTcgtcctttttcaaagatgcctggtaaagatcgactaggtgccttggggtaggacaggtacgtgaccaatggccctttccaccacaacggaaacacttatcctctgttgatttattctgcccgatatttctttctttatcccacttctggtgagatcttctcttttgaatataattccttttccttccaaaaattttcttgttattaaaaccttgccatttacctcttctggggtaatgatttgccgcatttacttcaggaaatggggcggcaccagctgggcgcgcttcatgattttttaagagcagctcattgttgcgttcagtaacaagaaggcaagaaattaactcagaatattttttaaatcctttttctcgatactgctgctgcaggagcacattcgaggcatggaaggttgagaaagttttctccaacatatcatgatcagttatCTTTTTTCCACATActttcattcgtgaggtgattcgaaacattgcagaatcatatttatttatagatttaaaatcttgtaaacgcaagtgcatccattcatatcgggcttgaggaagtattaccttttttttatgattatacctttcttcaaggtctttccaaagatctgcaggatcttttaatgtgagatattcatttttcaatccttcgtcaagatgacgacgaagaaaaatcatggctttggctttatccttctgggatgcattattttcagccttaatggtatctccaagatccattgaatcaagatgaatttcagcatctaatatctatgataaataattgtttccagatatatcaagagcattgaattcaagatgagagagtttcgacataatgaaaatttgttacctgagtcttcctataaatttgatcagagtctcgtgctgataacgtgttataaaataaataaaagatatactaaatataagataaagatttataaatagaagactctaatattaatataattagttcaataataaatcatatatgtatttactaatattatatgaagtaatatgtatataattatataaaagtgagagaaatatatatattataagagagagagatactgctcaaagaaagagagagaattaTTGTTGTATGCTTATAGCTTGTGTGTGTAAAAAGTATCTGACGATGCTTGGTATTTATACATGTAAAGTGATGCTACTTTCAACCtttatttattactttttgTATTGTAAATAGATTCATTCAATCTTGAGAATGAAATCCACCGTGGTCATCCATCTTTATCACAACAGTCATCCCTATAAGCAAGACAATATAATCTAAGCTATCATTTCATGTAATTACAGATAACAACATAGCAacagaaatcctaatcctaaccCAATTTTCTAACATTTTTCAAGTCCATAAAAACTAATCAGAACATCCGAGAAAGGAGCAGAATCAGTTTAACTTGCAAAAATTGGAAGTGGCGTACCTTTATTTTTCGTGGAGCAACGATTGTAGGTTACAGATAGTGATGGTGAGATGTTTTCAACGATGCTCTACTATGTATAATCGATTTGATTAAATGGGAGAACTATTTGTCACAGAATAGAGGTATTTCGATCGTCTTTTTCGATTTGGGATGGTAGTAACAACCACAACTAAGCTTTGTTAGGACACAGACGGGGGCAAAAAGTTATTTGTTCcatttcttaataaaaaaataatagaatacaCATATAGATAAGTTTTGAGGAGTTTTGTTACTATGTAGGTTTGGATATTAATGAACTAAGTACATAATCAACGTCAGAATATTTTTAGCATACgaaaattattttctataattataaaataatttttttttatgagtaTGTTTGTCAGTATTTACAACTTTCatgaatataaataataatttttttttaaaattacattattattaCAATAGAGCTAGAGaatcaataattttatattaatttggGTTAACATGACTCACAACTATACTACGTATATTTTTCTATGTATTTGACTATTTGCCCGCGTAAAGATATGCTGTTTACTCAAACCGAAACCCAATCTCCAATCCTCCCTCCCCCTTTGCTCAGAATTTGTCATTTTTCAATAAACCTAAAACAAGAAAGAGATACCTATTATCGAAATGGAAtgggaaattattttttagtttaattttaatacctatgtatactaataatataaaatattttatacaattgTTTAATTACATGTACTATTTTGAATGATTATTCATATAGTCATTgtaaaaagtaattatttttactaatataacGTTACATAATTGAATATGCCTgtgaaattattttatactaatagcgcattaaaattaaatttattattttttaataaaaaataaagattaatATTCCAATTTGTGTGTGGTCATAATATTCCAATTTGTTTGGATAAGAGTAAAACGTCCAATTAAACCGATCCAAACTATAGTTGGGCCTGGGCTATGCTTTCTAGTTTCTACTACAATTCCAATCGTTATTGTGCTCTCATACACCAAAATTCCTATAACTTCtactgttctacaagcaatttttcaatcttttctaTTGTGACTGCGGAACCCTAAACGCAATTTATTATTGCATGCACAAGAAAACTTAAATACTTTATCTCGTTAGTCTCATCCACCAAAATTTGCTATAATTTCTAGaaccaattttttcttttccctgTGGCAGCTGCACCCACAACGCATTTAATTGTTGCATGAACACGACATGTTTGATTCTTTGCCAACgaaggaagaagaacaagaagttGAAAACGATGTACCAAAAAAACTAAATGCATTGTCATGTGAAGAATGCAAATCTAAGCCATCAAAATACAAGTGCCCTGGATGCTCCTTTCACTCATGCAGTCTTCCTTGTGTTAAACTTCACAAAGCTCGCACTGGTTGTAATGGCAAGAGGAACATCACTCACTTTGTTCCTCTTTCTCACTTTGATGACAATATCCTATTATCTGGTACTGCTTCCTTCACCCTTTATTGAATCCTATACCATAGTTCtttagtttaattaattatatttatatttgttatATAGATTATAATATGCTGGAGGAGGTGAAGAGGGTGGTTGAATCTGCTCATAGAATGAGAACTCAATTGGGTTTGCATAAAAAGTTTAAGTTGCCTCATCACCTTAGAAGCCTACAAAGTGCTGCTTGGAGCAGAAGAACGAAACTTCTTTTTCTCCCCAGTGGAATGTCAAGAAGACAGAATAACCAATCTCAATATGACAAAAGGTATATTCATTTTATAATCATCAAATCATGTAAGGGTTTATTTCTACATACCTAGTGTCTGATATATGATACTATTTTGTTTCTAAGCAAGTTACTAATAAATATGTACAACGCTATCAGGAAGAAGTATATATATTGGACAATTGAATGGCGTTTTCACTCAACCAATATTATTCTACATGATCACGAGTAAGACAATTTTTTCATTGTAATAATGAATGCTCTGAAAATACACAACTTTGTTTCTTGATAGCATTTTTATGTTATGTTTTTCTAGAGTCAATGAAAATGCAAGCTTCTGCTCCATTTTAGAGAAACACCTCAAACCTGGTCCATGGAACCATCAGCTAAGGCAATTTTGTGAGCAACAGCTGGATTCTCTCAAGCTTTTTATCCGGCCAAAGGTTGATTTCTTTACTAAGATTGCTTAGTGTCACTTTTACTGGTTACATCATGATTTTGCCTTATACTTAAAGCATGCTACCGAGACCTTATCTCTAAGTTATATACACGAATAAAATACCCTTTATGCTCAGGACCAAATATTGTCTTTGGGGGTTATGTTAAATTGATTAGATATATTTAAAGTATTATATTAGAATCCAATGAATTTGATTCAACCTTACAACTAGTTCATTTATTACAGGGTCCTAAGTCACCCTTGAAGGAGTTGGATATGAAAGCACCAATTGGACAACAGTTTGCAGATATAATTATTTTGGAATATCCTATTGTTTATGTTTTCTCACCATATCAAGTATCCAATTTTGAAGTTAATAAGAATGTCAATCACAACAATGAAAGTAATCAAAGTCAAGAAGATGTGCCTTTTAGGGAGGAGGTGGTAGAATATCAGAACAACAACACTGCATATGAAAAAGCATCAAATGAATCATCAGATAAGCCTATACTTGAAGAAGAAACTTTGACTAAACATTCACATCCGGAAAACAAGGAAGCAAAACTCTCTAAAGACATAGCATTTGACAGTGATCAAGACTTGATGGATTTCTATGATGCTCTTATGGCTCAAATGAATCCTGATGACCTGCTTGGTTTGGATAAATTTGCCAAGAATACTGCAAATTATACAGATTTAATTGGTAGCTGTGGACTATTTCCTGAATTAGAGGAAGGTGAACTTGCATAATAATTAGCAGTCTTAGTTCACTTCCATTGGAGAATTGGTGAGAAACCattgtcaacatcaatcacatgaaattttgcaagtgAGCTAAAGGTAAATATTTTCTGTGAAAAGAAAAGTTTTCAATGTATgcaattagaatttttttaaaattttatttttttatttttttctttataaaaaattatcactTACAATCATAACAAATACCTTGAAACAAATCTGAATTTCCATTTGGCTGATGAAAAGCTCTGTGGGGCATGGTCTGGTTTTTCAACACTGGTGGGGTTGTGCTGGCTTGGATGAAAGCACATGTGAAAATCGCCAATATGTTATGTTCTCATTCATTTATGATCATACTGAACTGTCACTTAGATTGAAAAATCATTGTTAATATACTTTATTACTTTCacttttaacaaaaaataattctaatttgaACTACTATGCAGCTATGCTCTGTAATGTTAAGAACAAAAGGAAATATGATATTATTACTACTATAAAGTGATATTAGTATTTGTGCAACAActctaatataattatataacaaGAAAACTAAAAAGCTATGAAATATCACCAATAAAGAAGTCAACAATCCAAAATAAAGAAACGAAAACATTAAATCATCACGTGTGTTCATGTTTCCGAGGACTGGATCCGGTTGAAGCCAACGAGATAACAATATACTAATAAGCCCCCAAAATAGAAAATGCTGGAAAAATCTACAGTATAAAAACTGACTTATATTAATCAAATTCTCTCATATATGACGTCATCTAATTTGGTACATGGTCATTGCTTAGATtccatatatataaaatgacAAATTCAGAAAATTAAttgtcaaaattaattattaatataaaatatatattaaaataaattaagtaaatatatatatatataaatatacaaatatataataattaattttaatctatatatataatatttttgttttttttccttCAAATTTTACCTAATTTACATATTTAAGTGAATTAATTAAGTAAACTGTGTTGTTTTTTATGAAAACAAAGCAAAAGACAAAAAAGAGTAGCAAGGTTGGGCACAGTTGAGTGGATattctgttctcttctcttcttctgaGTTCTCATCTAATCTTCCTTCCATTCATTTcatacattcattcaattcACTCGGGTCTTCCCATGACCCGAACCCGAGAACCCGAATCCAAATCCAAAACCTCTTCGCCTTCTTCATCTTCGACAGGGATGAAGCTAATCGTTCCGCTGCAAGGCGTGGTTCAAGGTCGCGGTGGAATCTTGTTAGGGTCGTTAATCCCGTGTGCGCTGTTCTACTTCTTCCAGCTGTACCTCAAGAAACGACGTCGTTCCAACGACAAACACCCCTCCTCCAACCCTCCTTCGCCTTCTTCCTCGTTTCCGGAGCTGCCGCGCACGCCGTCGCGCTCCAACCTCTCGTCCAGGGGATCCCTCACCGGCGTGCGCCTCTCCAGGCTCGCCACTACCATCTCCGACGACGATTCAGCTTACTACGTTGGCCTCAACAGAGCCTCACGTGATCCCTATCACAAGCTCACCAACCCCGATGGAATCATCCAGCTTGGTTTGTCCGATAACACGGTTCGTCACTCTCTctctaattattatttttcggaTTCTACGATGTTCTTTTTTCTttcgttctttttttttttaaaatagtaaaagagaaattaatAATTGTCGTTTTGttgctgatttttttttttttttttggtttcagTTGAGTTTGGATTTGATTGGGGATTGGATGCGGAAGTGGGGCAGTGGTGGTGACGATGGTTTGAGTATTAATGGGATTGCAACGTATCAGGCATTTGATGGAGTTGACGAACTCAAACTGGTAAGAATTTTCCTTCTTTTAGGATTGGAttatgcaatttatgttttaggGAATTTTGAATGCGGATGGTGGCATTTGCATGTCTTCTGAATATTGTATCTACTCTGTAAGTCATTGCATGTAATTAACATTGTAAAACACAGAGTAATTGACAGTTTTGGAAATTAATACCCTTTGGGGCATGCTGTTCTGTGTTTGTCACTTTCGGTTCCAGTTATGGTATTGTGCTTGGTGTTCAGTCATTTCAGTTATGGGCATATTGTTCTTATGTTCATTGTTTGGCTTGGTTCTGTAGGCCTTGTCGGATTTTATGCATCAAGTAATGGGAGGATCGGTGCATTTTGACACATCTAATATGGTGTTAACAGCTGGTGCAACTCCTGCAATTGAGATACTATCCTTCTGCTTGGCAGACCATGGGAATGCATTCCTTGTCCCTACACCATACTATCCAGGTTTTGACAGAGATGTTAAATGGCGTCCCGGGGTAGATCTAATACCTGTTCACTGTCGCAGCGCTGACAATTTTAATCTAAGTATGACAGCTCTTGAACAGGCATATAGTCAAGCAAGAAAACGAGGAGTCAAGGTTCGCGGAATTCTTGTTTCCAACCCTTCGAATCCTGTTGGCAATATGCTGACACAGGACATGCTTTACAATCTCATAGACTTTGccgaagataaaaatattcatCTCATTGTTGATGAAGTAT
The genomic region above belongs to Arachis stenosperma cultivar V10309 chromosome 5, arast.V10309.gnm1.PFL2, whole genome shotgun sequence and contains:
- the LOC130982893 gene encoding uncharacterized protein LOC130982893, whose product is MFDSLPTKEEEQEVENDVPKKLNALSCEECKSKPSKYKCPGCSFHSCSLPCVKLHKARTGCNGKRNITHFVPLSHFDDNILLSDYNMLEEVKRVVESAHRMRTQLGLHKKFKLPHHLRSLQSAAWSRRTKLLFLPSGMSRRQNNQSQYDKRKKYIYWTIEWRFHSTNIILHDHEVNENASFCSILEKHLKPGPWNHQLRQFCEQQLDSLKLFIRPKGPKSPLKELDMKAPIGQQFADIIILEYPIVYVFSPYQVSNFEVNKNVNHNNESNQSQEDVPFREEVVEYQNNNTAYEKASNESSDKPILEEETLTKHSHPENKEAKLSKDIAFDSDQDLMDFYDALMAQMNPDDLLGLDKFAKNTANYTDLIGSCGLFPELEEGELA
- the LOC130982684 gene encoding 1-aminocyclopropane-1-carboxylate synthase 6 is translated as MTRTREPESKSKTSSPSSSSTGMKLIVPLQGVVQGRGGILLGSLIPCALFYFFQLYLKKRRRSNDKHPSSNPPSPSSSFPELPRTPSRSNLSSRGSLTGVRLSRLATTISDDDSAYYVGLNRASRDPYHKLTNPDGIIQLGLSDNTLSLDLIGDWMRKWGSGGDDGLSINGIATYQAFDGVDELKLALSDFMHQVMGGSVHFDTSNMVLTAGATPAIEILSFCLADHGNAFLVPTPYYPGFDRDVKWRPGVDLIPVHCRSADNFNLSMTALEQAYSQARKRGVKVRGILVSNPSNPVGNMLTQDMLYNLIDFAEDKNIHLIVDEVFAGSTYGSEKFVSVAEILESDSEYIDNRRIHIIYGLSKDLALAGFRVGVIYSFNKNVLATARKLCRFSSISAPTQRLVTSMLSDKKFIQDYFETNRNRMRQVHHEFVDALSKIGIKCAKSSGGMFCWADMSGLIKPYSEKGELELWEKFMSIAKINITPGSACHCIEPGWFRICFTTMSLEEIPLVIERIRRVVEVCKSSS